In Amycolatopsis sp. EV170708-02-1, the following are encoded in one genomic region:
- a CDS encoding ThiF family adenylyltransferase, with amino-acid sequence MSMFSTDIDRWREDFPALGFTDDGERLHGPVLWAEPAMPDQPPTVFTARVEIVPGAAFPFAPPMVRLLDSGGPLEITFHINADNTLCLWEDDWSVDDAPWLDPRKLLDRIADWLQKTAAGWPGDDSCDLERYLDQEDDGPRMVLYNATRLVPDQAAQTEGGPEIICITDRARRTGNIVNGRRRNRKDRRLAWVADIGSAVRPIRSWDDLAASLGTHAADVNRLIKMRVITVILLRYTRGGADAALALRVHPGDTGIRIAACESADTSTPTRAMRAGSARTALANVPIAIVGCGAIGSFTAELLFRSGARVLTLIDAERLKPGNVVRHFADLQHVGWPKPHAVRDRLSAIDPDVTAVTVSHNRLTVLEEATALVLRHRIVVDATGSGRASSLLATAVTSLDAGSDGTVVSVCVQRDGDVLRVDRMPLRPGENHMSPLPTVEHTSQLRERGCGAPVSPTPPGAVVAAAELALRVVIDEVTAERKLPATVAEVRKPQDQPPFDVVGWITSDHPERAAS; translated from the coding sequence ATGAGCATGTTCTCTACTGACATCGACCGGTGGAGAGAAGACTTTCCCGCGCTCGGCTTCACCGATGACGGCGAACGGCTTCACGGCCCTGTGCTGTGGGCTGAGCCGGCCATGCCCGACCAGCCGCCGACGGTGTTCACGGCGCGAGTGGAGATCGTGCCGGGGGCGGCTTTTCCCTTCGCACCACCGATGGTGCGACTCTTGGACTCCGGCGGGCCGCTCGAGATCACCTTCCACATCAACGCGGACAACACACTGTGTCTCTGGGAGGACGACTGGTCAGTCGACGACGCGCCATGGTTGGACCCCCGGAAACTCCTGGACCGGATCGCCGACTGGCTGCAGAAGACCGCAGCCGGTTGGCCCGGCGACGACTCATGTGACCTGGAACGGTACCTGGACCAGGAAGACGATGGTCCCCGGATGGTGCTCTACAACGCGACGAGGCTGGTCCCGGATCAAGCCGCGCAGACTGAAGGAGGCCCTGAGATCATCTGTATAACCGACAGGGCCCGGCGAACCGGCAACATTGTCAACGGACGACGACGCAACCGTAAAGACCGCAGGCTCGCGTGGGTAGCCGATATCGGATCCGCCGTTCGGCCGATACGAAGCTGGGACGACCTCGCCGCATCGTTAGGCACCCACGCCGCGGATGTCAACCGTCTGATCAAGATGCGCGTGATCACCGTCATCCTACTCCGCTATACCCGAGGCGGAGCGGACGCCGCACTCGCGTTGCGGGTACACCCCGGCGATACCGGTATTCGGATCGCCGCTTGCGAAAGCGCGGATACAAGCACACCGACGCGTGCTATGCGCGCCGGTTCGGCGCGTACTGCGCTCGCTAACGTCCCCATCGCGATCGTCGGTTGCGGGGCGATCGGCTCGTTCACCGCCGAACTGCTGTTCCGGTCCGGGGCCCGCGTCCTGACTCTGATCGACGCCGAACGTCTGAAGCCGGGCAACGTCGTCCGGCACTTCGCCGACCTCCAGCACGTCGGGTGGCCAAAGCCGCACGCGGTCCGCGACCGCCTTTCCGCGATCGACCCTGACGTCACCGCCGTGACGGTCTCACACAATCGGCTGACCGTGCTGGAGGAGGCAACCGCTCTGGTGCTCCGGCACCGGATCGTCGTGGACGCAACCGGCAGTGGCCGAGCAAGCAGCTTGCTCGCGACCGCGGTCACGAGTCTCGACGCCGGATCGGACGGCACCGTTGTATCCGTGTGCGTCCAACGTGACGGTGACGTCCTGCGTGTCGACCGGATGCCCCTGCGTCCTGGAGAGAACCACATGTCGCCTCTTCCCACGGTCGAACACACCAGCCAGCTGCGTGAACGAGGCTGCGGTGCCCCGGTCTCGCCCACTCCCCCGGGAGCCGTCGTGGCGGCCGCCGAGCTGGCTCTCCGCGTCGTGATCGACGAAGTCACCGCCGAGCGCAAACTCCCCGCGACTGTCGCAGAAGTGCGCAAGCCCCAAGATCAACCACCCTTCGACGTCGTCGGCTGGATCACCTCCGACCACCCAGAACGAGCCGCGTCGTGA
- a CDS encoding ATP-binding protein, giving the protein MSTQDDLFLPVIELPDPQHQARYEHLIGLDDTKIRLRKEAALLAQPDQLRIWADEHHSGADVAALRLLADRAPLFVFAGDVGSGKSALAESFGSDLAEHLDLPVFLYRLKLTARGRGLVGEMTTLIGEAFNYVRRQAEASISSSGVTAVSVFVVDEADALVQSREAQQMHHEDRAGVDAFLAGVDGIAGIGLPIIVVLCTNRPGAIDPAVLRRAAATFRFGRPDDQQRHAILTAALDGLGIRSETISKLVELTGQSGGRPGFTGSDLTQRLVPAAVLGAFPDRPVADEDLLTLAADLTPSPVFTEET; this is encoded by the coding sequence TTGAGCACGCAAGACGACCTCTTCCTGCCGGTGATCGAACTCCCCGATCCCCAGCATCAGGCTCGGTACGAGCACCTCATCGGCCTGGACGACACCAAGATCAGGTTGCGCAAGGAAGCCGCGCTCCTCGCCCAGCCTGATCAACTGCGGATTTGGGCCGACGAACACCACTCCGGGGCCGATGTAGCGGCCCTTCGCCTGCTCGCCGACCGAGCGCCGCTGTTCGTCTTCGCCGGCGACGTCGGCTCGGGCAAGTCGGCTTTGGCCGAGTCCTTCGGCAGCGACTTGGCCGAACACCTTGACCTTCCGGTCTTCCTGTACCGCCTGAAGCTCACGGCACGGGGCCGCGGTCTGGTCGGCGAGATGACGACGCTGATCGGGGAAGCGTTCAACTACGTGCGTCGACAGGCGGAGGCTTCGATCAGCTCATCCGGCGTCACCGCCGTGTCGGTCTTCGTCGTCGACGAGGCCGACGCGCTGGTGCAGTCACGGGAGGCGCAGCAGATGCACCATGAGGATCGCGCCGGGGTCGACGCCTTCCTCGCGGGCGTGGACGGCATCGCGGGGATCGGGCTGCCGATCATCGTGGTGCTCTGCACGAACCGCCCCGGCGCTATCGACCCGGCAGTGCTGCGCCGGGCGGCCGCGACCTTCCGATTCGGCAGACCCGATGACCAGCAGCGCCACGCGATCCTCACCGCCGCCCTCGATGGGCTCGGCATCCGGTCGGAGACGATCTCCAAGCTGGTCGAACTCACCGGTCAGTCCGGCGGACGGCCTGGGTTCACCGGCTCCGATCTCACCCAGCGGCTCGTTCCCGCTGCGGTCCTCGGCGCCTTTCCCGACCGCCCTGTCGCCGACGAGGACCTGCTCACGCTCGCCGCCGACCTCACCCCTAGCCCGGTCTTCACCGAGGAGACCTGA
- a CDS encoding CBASS oligonucleotide cyclase has translation MAGERNVDHQVLAAFAVTRVNISSDDAAQRRAQVNHLRFRLETHIAAAPDYDLVKLRASGSTAKGTAIRRRRGEGSDADVAAYLRTSDTDIDESKVLDWLLARCIEVYGKTKVADDFAISRHAVGITLHGSKLKIDVAPVLYLGDEQDKGHLITRQGERVLTSVTQHLQFIRSRKGTAGRGYAELIRLLKAWIQEAKRLDPNLRCKSFLLELIVAHLWDVGWHGEPLQVDDYPAAFDQVLAYIVATGLQKPVVFTDYYTADAISASSEAIQVWDPVNPGNNVASSYTDINRRHLVDLAGEALDAVSWAATSPTRGAANDAWRTLFGPSFPGA, from the coding sequence ATGGCCGGGGAGAGGAACGTCGACCACCAGGTCCTGGCGGCATTCGCCGTCACACGGGTCAACATTTCGAGCGACGACGCCGCGCAGCGCCGAGCGCAGGTGAATCACCTGCGGTTCCGGCTCGAGACCCACATCGCCGCGGCCCCGGACTACGACCTGGTCAAGCTGCGCGCGTCGGGCAGCACCGCCAAGGGCACCGCCATCAGACGCCGGCGCGGCGAGGGGTCCGACGCCGACGTCGCCGCCTACCTGCGGACATCCGACACCGACATCGACGAGTCCAAGGTCCTGGACTGGCTCCTCGCCCGATGCATCGAGGTCTACGGCAAGACGAAGGTGGCCGACGACTTCGCGATCTCACGGCACGCCGTCGGCATCACGCTGCACGGTTCCAAGCTCAAGATCGATGTGGCGCCAGTGCTGTACCTCGGCGACGAGCAGGACAAGGGCCATCTCATCACGCGCCAAGGCGAGCGAGTGCTGACCTCGGTTACACAGCACCTTCAGTTCATCCGGTCCCGTAAGGGGACTGCCGGTCGTGGTTACGCCGAGCTGATCCGGCTACTCAAGGCGTGGATTCAGGAGGCTAAGCGCCTTGACCCGAACCTTCGCTGCAAGAGCTTTCTCCTCGAACTCATCGTCGCGCACCTGTGGGACGTCGGCTGGCACGGAGAACCCCTGCAGGTCGACGACTACCCGGCGGCGTTCGATCAGGTGCTCGCCTACATCGTGGCCACCGGACTGCAGAAGCCGGTCGTGTTCACCGACTACTACACCGCGGACGCGATCTCGGCCTCGTCCGAGGCCATCCAGGTCTGGGATCCGGTCAATCCGGGCAACAACGTCGCGTCGAGCTACACCGACATCAACCGCCGCCACCTCGTCGACCTCGCGGGCGAGGCGCTCGACGCGGTCTCCTGGGCCGCTACCTCCCCCACGCGCGGCGCGGCCAACGACGCCTGGCGCACCCTCTTCGGTCCTTCGTTCCCTGGAGCTTGA
- a CDS encoding SAVED domain-containing protein, with product MTASRPAAGAPSNSGVRRGGDGFQDLFVWGAAMRVIGPDSRFNQVEVEITGAGNVDDVVLRSRTAGGDSYGQVKWATNPADLVDDDYLTTPPRGGKSKSLLQKLYNSHVTLGQHGDGHTMQLITNRALDGSHPLLGHVDGRTDLLLPYASQAAETSKAGKAVDHWAEHVGSTREELLDMLGHLQFITGRTISAEREHVRTLMLAAGLDGSDSALQHGLTTVTGWVVGGTRVISEQDIHQAVAGLRREAPSALLVVQAIDIDPHADEATVALNWVDMYDGTEPRARVIPRDTDSWNAMDRELAAAAATLENEGWTSTVVRGSMRQATFFRVGTALPQVRQHTLRYLQRGEIWSTGAAKVTLGQPTLRRTPIKLGQELAVAVGTTIDPTDEVVNWLQTNRVPIDHLLTVTPAAGPDDASIESARHAVTYAEKVRNLVRAELGDQPFAEAVHLYLAGPGGLALLLGHRWNRTRTTVVYEHLGAGLGYTPAFTIPG from the coding sequence ATGACCGCTTCTCGGCCGGCGGCCGGCGCACCGTCCAATTCGGGGGTTCGCCGGGGTGGCGACGGCTTCCAGGACCTCTTCGTCTGGGGCGCGGCGATGCGCGTGATCGGGCCGGATAGCCGATTCAACCAGGTGGAAGTCGAGATCACCGGAGCAGGCAATGTCGACGATGTCGTCCTGCGGAGCCGGACGGCCGGCGGCGATTCATACGGACAAGTCAAGTGGGCCACCAACCCAGCAGATCTCGTCGACGACGACTACCTCACGACTCCGCCACGGGGCGGCAAGAGCAAGTCCCTGCTGCAGAAGCTGTACAACAGCCATGTCACGCTCGGCCAGCATGGCGACGGGCATACGATGCAGCTGATCACGAACCGTGCCCTCGACGGCAGCCACCCTCTTCTGGGGCATGTCGATGGCCGCACCGACCTCCTTCTCCCCTACGCGTCCCAAGCGGCCGAGACATCCAAGGCGGGCAAGGCGGTCGACCATTGGGCAGAGCACGTCGGCTCAACTCGCGAAGAACTCCTCGACATGCTCGGGCACCTGCAATTCATTACCGGCCGCACGATCAGTGCAGAACGAGAACACGTGCGGACCTTGATGCTCGCCGCCGGACTGGACGGCAGCGATTCAGCACTCCAGCACGGCCTGACCACCGTTACCGGCTGGGTCGTCGGGGGCACCCGGGTGATCAGCGAACAGGACATTCACCAAGCTGTTGCCGGCCTGCGAAGAGAGGCACCGTCCGCACTGCTAGTCGTCCAAGCCATCGACATCGACCCACACGCCGACGAGGCGACCGTTGCCCTGAACTGGGTCGACATGTACGACGGAACCGAGCCTCGGGCACGTGTGATCCCGCGCGACACGGACAGCTGGAATGCCATGGATCGGGAACTGGCCGCAGCCGCAGCCACCCTCGAAAATGAGGGCTGGACATCCACAGTCGTCCGCGGCTCCATGCGGCAAGCGACGTTCTTCCGCGTGGGCACCGCCCTGCCCCAAGTGCGCCAGCACACGCTCCGCTATCTACAACGCGGCGAGATCTGGTCGACCGGCGCCGCCAAAGTCACGTTGGGCCAGCCCACCTTGAGGCGAACGCCGATCAAGCTCGGACAGGAGCTCGCGGTCGCTGTCGGCACCACCATTGACCCGACAGACGAAGTGGTCAACTGGCTACAGACGAACCGAGTCCCGATCGACCACCTGCTGACGGTCACACCAGCGGCAGGCCCCGACGACGCTTCCATCGAAAGCGCTAGGCACGCCGTGACGTACGCAGAAAAGGTACGCAACCTGGTTCGTGCAGAACTCGGTGATCAGCCGTTCGCCGAGGCAGTACACCTGTACCTGGCGGGCCCCGGAGGACTCGCACTCCTGCTCGGTCA
- a CDS encoding Mov34/MPN/PAD-1 family protein, with the protein MNDLDQALQVAAEVTSTIAAAAAAAHPRETGGVLLGWWLDERIMVHHAVEVPDPDATQGSWVRDYDTAQVALQEALGDQGHPWLGYVGDWHSHPANFGTSSQDLTSIQRAANQYDHPLVLLVHRTDGVVEAVITASANHPLIRGLIPDSPERGTT; encoded by the coding sequence GTGAACGACTTGGACCAAGCACTACAGGTGGCCGCCGAGGTGACGTCGACGATCGCCGCAGCCGCCGCGGCCGCTCACCCTCGCGAGACCGGCGGTGTGTTGCTCGGATGGTGGCTAGACGAGCGAATCATGGTTCACCACGCCGTCGAGGTACCAGACCCGGATGCCACTCAGGGGTCCTGGGTCCGGGACTACGACACGGCGCAGGTCGCGCTCCAAGAGGCTCTCGGCGACCAGGGACATCCGTGGCTCGGATACGTCGGGGACTGGCACAGCCATCCCGCGAACTTCGGGACCAGCAGTCAGGACCTCACATCGATCCAGCGTGCGGCCAACCAGTACGACCATCCCTTAGTGCTCCTCGTCCACCGGACTGACGGCGTCGTCGAGGCCGTCATCACAGCATCCGCGAATCACCCGCTCATCCGCGGGCTGATCCCCGATTCACCCGAGAGGGGAACGACATGA
- a CDS encoding STAS-like domain-containing protein yields the protein MVSLKPGGFVMGSQHLYRVGKHGSFLATRSTAKAARESLECESSAGSDAIEVVIDFGGVDAMTISFADEFLGKFYAAVAAGDVAVSAVLLQGLNEETLETMQVCLDRRELMAATVDGGEIRLIGAPEHLDETYRQAFALRSFRAGELSERLGVTLQNVNNRLKRLVSSGTLKREKSIPANRGGKEFVYTIPGSWSERPV from the coding sequence ATGGTTTCATTGAAACCGGGAGGCTTTGTGATGGGTTCGCAACATCTTTACCGGGTGGGCAAGCATGGATCCTTCCTCGCCACCCGGAGTACCGCCAAGGCGGCGCGGGAGTCATTGGAGTGCGAGTCGTCCGCTGGATCGGATGCCATCGAGGTCGTCATCGACTTCGGTGGCGTCGATGCCATGACCATCAGCTTCGCCGACGAGTTCCTCGGCAAGTTTTACGCCGCGGTCGCGGCCGGTGATGTCGCGGTATCGGCCGTGCTGTTGCAGGGGCTCAACGAGGAGACTCTCGAGACGATGCAGGTCTGCCTTGATCGACGCGAGTTGATGGCGGCCACTGTGGATGGTGGTGAAATTCGTTTGATAGGTGCGCCAGAGCATCTTGACGAGACGTATCGCCAAGCTTTTGCTTTGCGAAGTTTTCGCGCAGGGGAGCTGTCTGAACGTCTTGGGGTCACACTGCAGAATGTCAATAATCGTTTGAAACGCCTTGTGTCGAGCGGCACGCTCAAGCGTGAAAAGAGCATTCCGGCCAACAGGGGCGGAAAAGAATTCGTTTACACGATTCCAGGTTCGTGGTCCGAGAGGCCTGTATAA
- a CDS encoding nucleotidyltransferase — MATLATQFKAALSRIEPKVDAENAAEAHKLVTAALKADDKLKKLGISTFIIGSYGRDVSIKRVKDVDVFMRLEKATDSLRPSEILDHVNDVLEDVFPGQVTRQHRSVMIEFPDFDLSVDVVIARPCVDHPTEHWQIPEKIEEDGRASWIETNPIKMSELTNKANDDFLLSTDGVYVPLVKLIRQIRRTWVDEQPGGYYFEVLAYHAFQDLEPDKNTVAEYLCVILREIADRLPDYVTDGPDDPTLDEHTITTKATKEQIEAAAERIAEAAQLAEDALEDKDICASALKWQELLGKTQQTKEPEFVFALPEACNADGTEKPRGALVKGAPAVPAGRDRYA; from the coding sequence ATGGCGACCCTAGCCACACAGTTCAAAGCGGCGCTAAGCCGGATCGAGCCAAAAGTCGACGCAGAGAACGCCGCCGAGGCTCACAAGCTGGTGACCGCGGCCTTGAAGGCCGATGACAAGCTGAAGAAACTGGGAATTTCCACCTTCATCATCGGTTCCTACGGCCGAGACGTGTCGATCAAACGGGTCAAGGACGTCGACGTGTTCATGCGCCTGGAGAAAGCGACCGACTCATTACGGCCAAGCGAAATCCTCGATCACGTGAACGATGTTCTCGAGGATGTCTTTCCCGGTCAGGTGACACGCCAGCACCGCTCGGTCATGATCGAGTTTCCGGACTTCGACCTGTCGGTCGACGTCGTCATCGCCCGTCCGTGCGTCGACCACCCCACGGAGCACTGGCAGATCCCAGAGAAGATCGAAGAAGACGGGCGCGCCAGCTGGATCGAGACCAACCCGATCAAGATGAGCGAGCTCACGAACAAGGCGAACGACGACTTTCTCCTCTCCACAGATGGCGTGTACGTGCCTTTGGTCAAGCTGATCCGGCAGATTCGGCGCACCTGGGTCGACGAACAGCCGGGCGGATACTACTTCGAAGTCCTCGCCTACCACGCCTTCCAGGATCTCGAGCCGGACAAGAACACCGTCGCCGAGTACCTCTGCGTCATCCTGCGGGAAATCGCAGACCGGCTGCCGGACTACGTCACCGACGGCCCTGACGACCCGACGCTCGACGAGCACACCATCACGACCAAGGCGACGAAGGAACAGATCGAGGCCGCCGCTGAACGGATCGCCGAGGCCGCCCAGCTCGCGGAAGATGCGCTCGAGGATAAGGACATCTGCGCGAGTGCCTTGAAATGGCAAGAGCTGCTCGGCAAGACACAGCAGACCAAGGAACCCGAGTTCGTCTTCGCTCTTCCCGAGGCGTGCAACGCGGACGGTACAGAGAAGCCGAGGGGCGCTCTGGTCAAAGGTGCCCCGGCGGTGCCGGCAGGCCGCGACCGGTACGCATGA